A DNA window from Hevea brasiliensis isolate MT/VB/25A 57/8 chromosome 2, ASM3005281v1, whole genome shotgun sequence contains the following coding sequences:
- the LOC110663320 gene encoding uncharacterized protein LOC110663320, which translates to MEKTATQALELLERVAYHNYEWTNERGDTRRPAGILEVDALSMINAQFDQLTKRHDKMQANAMPSYAKFLKEILSKKRRLEDYETVALTDECSAILQNKLPPKLKDPGSFSIPCLVGNMKIDKALCDLGASVSLMPLSICRKLDVGELKPTTISLQLADRYVKYPIGILENIPIKVGKFFIPVDFVVLEMEDDVQIPIILGKPFLATTGAIIDVKNGQLTLKVGDEEVEFNLFGVIKHKLEPDKCLRVDIINELIEKESHKTHPEDPLEACIMHSYTTDNENTDI; encoded by the exons ATGGAAAAAACAGCAACACAAGCTcttgaacttctagagagggtCGCTTATCACAATTATGAGTGGACAAATGAAAGGGGAGACACAAGAAGACCAGCAGGGATCCTGGAAGTggacgccctaagcatgataaatgctcagtttGACCAACTCACTAAAAGGCATGACAAAATGCAAGCAAATGCT atgccatcctacgcTAAGTTCCTTAAAGAAATACTTTCAAAGAAGAGAAGGTTGGAAGACTATGAGACTGTTGCTCTTACAGACGAATGCAGTGCCATATTACAAAACAAGCTGCCACCAAAGCtcaaagatccaggaagcttctctatACCTTGTCTTGTTGGCAACATGAAAATAGACAAAGCACTCTGTGATCTAGGTGCAAGTGTGAGTttgatgcctctatcaatatgtcgGAAGCTGGATGTAGGGGAGCTCAAACCCACAACAATTTCATTGCAGTTGGCTGATCGATATGTCAAGTACCCGATTGGCATCCTAGAGAACATCCCCATTAAGGTGGGAAAATTCTTCATTCCTGTTGATTTTGTTGTCTTGGAAATGGAGGACGAtgtccaaattcctatcatcctGGGAAAACCTTTCTTGGCAACCACCGGAGCTATTATAGATGTTAAGAATGGGCAGTTAACTCTTAAGGTAGGAGATGAAGAAGTAGAATTCAACCTGTTTGGGGTAATAAAGCATAAACTTGAACCTGATAAATGCTTAAGAGTTGACATAATTAACGAGCTAATTGAAAAGGAATCTCACAAAACACATcctgaagatcctcttgaagcatgcataATGCACAGCTATACAACAGACAATGAAAACACAGATATTTAA